A genomic window from Ananas comosus cultivar F153 linkage group 22, ASM154086v1, whole genome shotgun sequence includes:
- the LOC109727501 gene encoding ATPase ASNA1 homolog isoform X2, with protein MASEEVPLPEGTVRNILEQETLKWVFVGGKGGVGKTTCSSILSIVLSQVRQSVLVISTDPAHNLSDAFQQRFTKIPTLVNGFTNLYAMEVDPKVENDELPNDEGIDSFLSELTNAIPGVDEAMSFAEMLKLVQTMDYSVIVFDTAPTGHTLRLLQFPSTLEKGLEKMMSLKNKFGGLLTQATRLFGLGDEFSEDAMLGKLEGMKDVIEQVNRQFKDPDLTTFVCVCIPEFLSLYETERLVQELAKFEIDAHNIIINQVLFDEEAVDSKLLKARIKMQQKYIDQFYMLFVEFKL; from the exons ATGGCGTCGGAGGAAGTGCCGCTGCCGGAGGGGACGGTGCGGAACATTCTGGAGCAGGAGACGCTGAAGTGGGTGTTCGTCGGGGGGAAAGGCGGGGTGGGGAAGACGACCTGCAGCTCCATCCTCTCCATCGTCCTCTCCCAGGTCCGCCAGTCCGTCCTCGTCATCTCCACCGACCCCGCCCACAACCTCAGCGACGCCTTCCAGCAGCGCTTCACCAAGATCCCCACCCTCGTCAACGGCTTCACCAACCTCTACGCCATG gAAGTGGATCCTAAGGTAGAAAACGATGAATTACCTAATGACGAAGGGATCGACAGCTTCCTTTCCGAACTAACAAATGCAATTCCTGGAGTTGATGAGGCTATGAGTTTTGCTGAAATGCTGAA ATTAGTTCAAACAATGGATTATTCGGTCATAGTGTTTGATACTGCTCCAACTGGCCACACGTTACGCTTGTTGCAATTTCCATCAACCTTGGAGAAAGGTCTGGAAAAAATGATGAgcttgaaaaataaatttggtggCTTGTTGACCCAG GCTACTCGTCTTTTTGGTCTTGGTGATGAATTCAGTGAGGATGCAATGCTGGGGAAACTTGAGGGCATGAAGGATGTGATTGAACAAGTGAACAGACAATTTAAAGATCCG GACTTGACGACCTTTGTGTGCGTATGCATTCCAGAGTTCCTTTCGCTCTATGAAACCGAGAGATTAGTGCAAGAGCTAGCAAAATTTGAGATCGATGCCCACAATATCATCATCAATCAAGTACTTTTTGATGAGGAAG CCGTTGATTCGAAACTGCTGAAAGCACGGATAAAAATGCAGCAGAAATATATCGATCAGTTCTATATGTT GTTTGTGGAGTTCAAGCTCTGA
- the LOC109727501 gene encoding ATPase ASNA1 homolog isoform X1, with protein MASEEVPLPEGTVRNILEQETLKWVFVGGKGGVGKTTCSSILSIVLSQVRQSVLVISTDPAHNLSDAFQQRFTKIPTLVNGFTNLYAMEVDPKVENDELPNDEGIDSFLSELTNAIPGVDEAMSFAEMLKLVQTMDYSVIVFDTAPTGHTLRLLQFPSTLEKGLEKMMSLKNKFGGLLTQATRLFGLGDEFSEDAMLGKLEGMKDVIEQVNRQFKDPDLTTFVCVCIPEFLSLYETERLVQELAKFEIDAHNIIINQVLFDEEAVDSKLLKARIKMQQKYIDQFYMLYDDFHITKLPLLPEEVCGVQALKTFSQHFLTPYKPALTRGTVKELEHRISILKSQLNEAESELERLKKGKQKA; from the exons ATGGCGTCGGAGGAAGTGCCGCTGCCGGAGGGGACGGTGCGGAACATTCTGGAGCAGGAGACGCTGAAGTGGGTGTTCGTCGGGGGGAAAGGCGGGGTGGGGAAGACGACCTGCAGCTCCATCCTCTCCATCGTCCTCTCCCAGGTCCGCCAGTCCGTCCTCGTCATCTCCACCGACCCCGCCCACAACCTCAGCGACGCCTTCCAGCAGCGCTTCACCAAGATCCCCACCCTCGTCAACGGCTTCACCAACCTCTACGCCATG gAAGTGGATCCTAAGGTAGAAAACGATGAATTACCTAATGACGAAGGGATCGACAGCTTCCTTTCCGAACTAACAAATGCAATTCCTGGAGTTGATGAGGCTATGAGTTTTGCTGAAATGCTGAA ATTAGTTCAAACAATGGATTATTCGGTCATAGTGTTTGATACTGCTCCAACTGGCCACACGTTACGCTTGTTGCAATTTCCATCAACCTTGGAGAAAGGTCTGGAAAAAATGATGAgcttgaaaaataaatttggtggCTTGTTGACCCAG GCTACTCGTCTTTTTGGTCTTGGTGATGAATTCAGTGAGGATGCAATGCTGGGGAAACTTGAGGGCATGAAGGATGTGATTGAACAAGTGAACAGACAATTTAAAGATCCG GACTTGACGACCTTTGTGTGCGTATGCATTCCAGAGTTCCTTTCGCTCTATGAAACCGAGAGATTAGTGCAAGAGCTAGCAAAATTTGAGATCGATGCCCACAATATCATCATCAATCAAGTACTTTTTGATGAGGAAG CCGTTGATTCGAAACTGCTGAAAGCACGGATAAAAATGCAGCAGAAATATATCGATCAGTTCTATATGTTGTATGATGACTTCCACATTACCAAGCTGCCTTTACTTCCTGAAGAA GTTTGTGGAGTTCAAGCTCTGAAAACTTTTTCCCAGCACTTCCTTACACCATACAAGCCTGCACTAACAAGGGGCACTGTAAAGGAATTGGAACATAGGATATCGATCTTAAAGTCGCAGCTCAATGAAGCTGAGTCAGAACTGGAAAGGCTGAAGAAAGGCAAGCAGAAGGCCTGA
- the LOC109727501 gene encoding ATPase ASNA1 homolog isoform X3 gives MHILCMKESEVDPKVENDELPNDEGIDSFLSELTNAIPGVDEAMSFAEMLKLVQTMDYSVIVFDTAPTGHTLRLLQFPSTLEKGLEKMMSLKNKFGGLLTQATRLFGLGDEFSEDAMLGKLEGMKDVIEQVNRQFKDPDLTTFVCVCIPEFLSLYETERLVQELAKFEIDAHNIIINQVLFDEEAVDSKLLKARIKMQQKYIDQFYMLYDDFHITKLPLLPEEVCGVQALKTFSQHFLTPYKPALTRGTVKELEHRISILKSQLNEAESELERLKKGKQKA, from the exons ATGCATATCCTATGCATGAAAGAAAGT gAAGTGGATCCTAAGGTAGAAAACGATGAATTACCTAATGACGAAGGGATCGACAGCTTCCTTTCCGAACTAACAAATGCAATTCCTGGAGTTGATGAGGCTATGAGTTTTGCTGAAATGCTGAA ATTAGTTCAAACAATGGATTATTCGGTCATAGTGTTTGATACTGCTCCAACTGGCCACACGTTACGCTTGTTGCAATTTCCATCAACCTTGGAGAAAGGTCTGGAAAAAATGATGAgcttgaaaaataaatttggtggCTTGTTGACCCAG GCTACTCGTCTTTTTGGTCTTGGTGATGAATTCAGTGAGGATGCAATGCTGGGGAAACTTGAGGGCATGAAGGATGTGATTGAACAAGTGAACAGACAATTTAAAGATCCG GACTTGACGACCTTTGTGTGCGTATGCATTCCAGAGTTCCTTTCGCTCTATGAAACCGAGAGATTAGTGCAAGAGCTAGCAAAATTTGAGATCGATGCCCACAATATCATCATCAATCAAGTACTTTTTGATGAGGAAG CCGTTGATTCGAAACTGCTGAAAGCACGGATAAAAATGCAGCAGAAATATATCGATCAGTTCTATATGTTGTATGATGACTTCCACATTACCAAGCTGCCTTTACTTCCTGAAGAA GTTTGTGGAGTTCAAGCTCTGAAAACTTTTTCCCAGCACTTCCTTACACCATACAAGCCTGCACTAACAAGGGGCACTGTAAAGGAATTGGAACATAGGATATCGATCTTAAAGTCGCAGCTCAATGAAGCTGAGTCAGAACTGGAAAGGCTGAAGAAAGGCAAGCAGAAGGCCTGA